In Ruminococcaceae bacterium R-25, a genomic segment contains:
- a CDS encoding sugar phosphate isomerase/epimerase has translation MRLGTSSPLKHSSPEEWAENQVKLGMRCVNFPLNCNDPEDKIIAYRDAAKARDLLIAEVGIWRNALASDSAERRKNMDYCIGQLRLADFLGARCAVNVAGAFGPRWDGHYKENFSENAWKETVRMVQEIIDTADVKNTYFTLEPMPWMIPTGPDEYLKLIEMVDRDRFAVHMDIINMTNSASRYFNPEEFIDEVAWKLGNKIRSCHIKDVHLKEEYTFQLEECAPGLGEFPLRYYAQKMSSIDPDMPVILEHLNTDEEYIKYMGYLKEVLNGIQ, from the coding sequence ATGAGACTTGGCACATCATCACCTCTCAAGCACAGTTCGCCCGAAGAATGGGCTGAGAACCAGGTTAAGTTAGGAATGAGATGCGTTAATTTTCCTCTTAACTGCAATGATCCCGAAGATAAGATAATCGCTTACCGTGACGCCGCAAAGGCCCGTGATCTCCTGATCGCGGAAGTTGGCATCTGGAGAAATGCGTTGGCTTCAGACAGTGCTGAGCGCAGGAAGAACATGGATTACTGCATAGGTCAGCTAAGGCTTGCAGATTTCCTGGGTGCACGCTGCGCCGTAAATGTTGCAGGAGCTTTCGGTCCGAGATGGGACGGACATTACAAAGAGAATTTCTCCGAGAATGCGTGGAAAGAGACCGTGCGCATGGTGCAGGAGATCATTGATACGGCGGATGTTAAGAATACATATTTTACATTGGAACCCATGCCCTGGATGATCCCGACCGGACCTGACGAATATCTTAAGCTGATCGAGATGGTGGACAGAGACCGCTTTGCGGTTCATATGGACATCATTAACATGACTAATTCTGCAAGCAGATATTTCAATCCTGAAGAATTTATCGATGAAGTCGCCTGGAAGCTTGGAAATAAGATCAGGAGCTGCCATATAAAGGATGTTCATCTTAAAGAAGAATATACTTTCCAGTTGGAAGAGTGCGCACCCGGCTTAGGTGAGTTCCCGCTGCGCTACTATGCGCAGAAGATGAGCTCGATAGATCCTGACATGCCGGTGATCTTAGAGCACCTTAATACTGACGAGGAATACATCAAATATATGGGTTATCTGAAGGAGGTCTTAAATGGAATACAGTAG
- a CDS encoding FMN-dependent dehydrogenase: protein MEYSRESDANIITQKYMDSILIEEKIIDSVVASTETEFLGETFSSPIMMPAFSHLKNYNGRELTGLEEYSIAAKNANVLNFCGMMENDMFSKIVKTGAKTIRIVKPYDDNGKVRDQMQYAESVGAFGIGMDIDHIFGETGVDICVGEKMAVQTTDMLRSYVESTKLPFVVKGVLSVRDALICADIGAKAIIVSHHHGRMPYAVPPMMVLPEIREALEGKDVKIIVDCGIESGADVYKAIALGADAAAVGRSMLPYLEKDGAAGVEAYLTKVQNELRYFMSNTGFAKVSDIDDSALWFN from the coding sequence ATGGAATACAGTAGAGAATCTGATGCAAACATCATTACTCAAAAATATATGGATTCGATCCTGATAGAAGAGAAGATCATTGATTCCGTGGTGGCTTCGACAGAGACGGAATTCTTAGGAGAGACCTTCAGCAGCCCCATAATGATGCCTGCTTTTTCGCACCTTAAGAATTACAACGGAAGGGAATTGACCGGCCTTGAGGAATATTCGATAGCCGCAAAGAATGCGAATGTCTTAAACTTCTGCGGCATGATGGAGAATGATATGTTTTCGAAAATCGTTAAGACGGGCGCGAAAACCATCCGCATCGTTAAACCTTACGACGACAACGGCAAGGTAAGAGATCAGATGCAGTATGCGGAATCCGTCGGCGCTTTCGGAATCGGAATGGACATAGATCACATTTTCGGTGAGACCGGTGTTGATATCTGCGTAGGCGAAAAGATGGCTGTGCAGACAACGGATATGCTCCGTTCTTATGTCGAATCGACCAAACTGCCGTTCGTTGTTAAGGGTGTTTTAAGCGTAAGAGATGCGCTGATCTGTGCCGATATCGGCGCGAAAGCGATAATAGTAAGCCACCATCACGGCAGGATGCCTTATGCCGTTCCGCCCATGATGGTACTGCCTGAGATCAGGGAAGCTTTGGAAGGTAAAGACGTAAAGATAATCGTTGACTGCGGTATCGAGAGCGGTGCAGACGTCTACAAGGCAATTGCGCTTGGTGCAGATGCAGCCGCTGTCGGAAGATCTATGCTGCCTTATCTTGAAAAGGACGGAGCCGCCGGAGTTGAAGCTTACCTTACCAAGGTGCAGAACGAATTAAGATACTTCATGAGCAACACAGGCTTTGCAAAAGTCTCTGATATAGACGATTCGGCACTGTGGTTTAACTAA
- a CDS encoding acyltransferase-like protein, which translates to MRKSYLDNLRWVTVVLVVLYHVFYMYNAEGIAGTLGKITNLDVQYYDLYQYIVYPWFMLLLFIVSGASARYALDKHTGKEFIKSRTTKLFIPVTVGLIAFQFIQGWINISLSGATDMPLVVQVIACILSGIGVLWYLQMLWIFSLVIVLIKKIDKDRFWNVCRKTPFWVLILIAALIYGAGQILNTPVIVTYRFGLYFLGFLLGYFVFSHDEVIEVTKKYFWLFAVIAVGLCIAFCIVYFGQNYADNPVYRSPLFLLYAWFGSLAMIGGFAKFFDFDTKFTKWMSSHSWGLYVFHYLGISAVALYLAKPGLIPAWTAYLLSTVAGFALAYALYFIISRIPVYRWAVLGITKKKEKKNVQG; encoded by the coding sequence ATGAGAAAGTCATATTTAGACAACTTAAGATGGGTAACGGTCGTACTGGTCGTTCTTTATCATGTGTTTTATATGTATAATGCCGAAGGCATAGCAGGAACTCTCGGCAAGATAACGAACCTTGATGTACAGTACTACGACTTATATCAATACATCGTTTATCCGTGGTTCATGCTGCTCCTCTTTATCGTATCGGGAGCAAGCGCAAGATATGCACTGGATAAGCACACCGGCAAGGAATTCATTAAGAGCAGGACGACAAAGCTTTTTATTCCTGTTACGGTCGGACTTATCGCATTCCAGTTTATCCAGGGATGGATCAACATATCGTTATCAGGTGCCACAGACATGCCTCTTGTAGTACAGGTTATCGCATGCATCTTAAGCGGTATCGGAGTTCTCTGGTATCTGCAGATGCTCTGGATCTTCTCTCTTGTTATCGTACTTATAAAGAAGATCGATAAGGACCGCTTCTGGAATGTATGCAGGAAGACTCCTTTCTGGGTATTGATCCTTATTGCGGCACTTATTTACGGTGCAGGACAGATCCTCAATACGCCCGTTATCGTCACCTACAGATTCGGACTTTATTTCCTCGGATTCCTTTTGGGATACTTCGTATTCTCACACGATGAGGTAATCGAAGTTACGAAGAAATACTTCTGGCTTTTCGCAGTTATCGCAGTTGGACTTTGCATTGCATTCTGCATCGTTTATTTCGGCCAGAACTATGCCGATAATCCGGTATACAGATCGCCCCTGTTCCTGCTCTATGCATGGTTCGGATCGCTTGCCATGATCGGAGGATTCGCGAAGTTCTTCGACTTCGATACGAAGTTCACAAAATGGATGAGCTCACACAGCTGGGGCCTTTATGTCTTCCACTATCTGGGAATTTCGGCAGTCGCGCTCTACCTTGCAAAGCCCGGCCTGATCCCTGCATGGACAGCATATCTTTTGAGCACCGTTGCGGGATTTGCTCTGGCATACGCGCTATACTTTATTATCTCGAGAATACCTGTTTACAGATGGGCCGTATTGGGAATCACTAAAAAGAAGGAGAAGAAAAATGTTCAAGGATAA
- a CDS encoding AbrB family looped-hinge helix DNA binding protein, translating to MFKDNLVELRKIHELSQEELADKIGVSRQTLSKYETGESLPDIEKCKLLADVFGVSIDDLLNYDSQSNESMGLAVPPKGKHIFGIVKVGDKGQIVLPAKARKIFDINPGDRLLVLGDEGQGLAIIKEKGLLDLLRNARKA from the coding sequence ATGTTCAAGGATAATCTCGTCGAACTAAGAAAGATCCACGAATTGTCGCAGGAGGAACTGGCCGATAAGATCGGTGTCTCAAGGCAGACGCTCTCGAAATACGAGACCGGCGAATCCCTGCCTGATATCGAAAAATGTAAGCTTCTCGCTGATGTTTTCGGCGTATCGATCGACGATCTTCTGAATTACGATTCCCAAAGCAATGAGAGCATGGGTCTTGCTGTTCCGCCCAAGGGGAAGCACATCTTCGGTATCGTAAAAGTAGGTGACAAGGGCCAGATAGTTCTTCCCGCAAAGGCCAGAAAGATCTTCGACATTAACCCCGGCGACAGGCTTCTAGTTCTCGGTGATGAAGGCCAGGGTTTGGCGATAATTAAGGAGAAGGGTCTTCTGGATCTCTTACGGAATGCTCGAAAAGCATAA
- a CDS encoding membrane protease subunit HflC yields the protein MKKKISISILILIALIAGVIVAGSAVFTVHPNEAAIVVRLGKAKATVTETGLHAHAPFIEDTVSIYTGKMLYDIPASDVITSDKKSMIADNYVIWRVTDPVKYYQTLGGLQNRAEERIEAAVYNATKNTISSMTQDEIIAARGNTLTNAITTTSNTDIDQYGITIEIAEIKALDLPDDNKAAVYSRMISERENIAAGYTAQGNAEAQKVKNDTDKQVSINIADAKAKAAVIRAQGEAEYMKILSAAYNDPDKAAFYNYLRGLDSMEALAKSKAVIILDKDSEYAKILYGQ from the coding sequence ATGAAAAAGAAAATATCTATATCAATTCTGATACTTATTGCATTGATCGCCGGTGTTATCGTTGCCGGTTCAGCAGTATTCACTGTGCATCCCAATGAAGCAGCTATCGTAGTAAGACTCGGTAAGGCAAAAGCAACTGTAACAGAGACCGGACTTCATGCTCACGCTCCGTTTATCGAAGACACGGTATCGATCTACACCGGAAAGATGCTCTACGACATTCCGGCATCTGACGTCATCACTTCTGATAAGAAGTCCATGATCGCAGACAACTACGTTATCTGGAGAGTTACAGATCCGGTAAAGTATTATCAGACACTGGGCGGTCTTCAGAACAGAGCTGAGGAGAGGATCGAAGCAGCAGTATATAACGCTACCAAGAACACCATTTCTTCAATGACTCAGGATGAGATCATCGCAGCAAGAGGAAATACTCTTACAAATGCGATCACGACCACATCCAATACTGACATTGATCAGTACGGCATCACGATCGAGATCGCTGAGATCAAGGCTCTCGACCTCCCTGATGACAACAAGGCTGCTGTTTACAGCAGAATGATCTCCGAGAGAGAGAACATCGCTGCAGGCTACACGGCACAGGGTAACGCAGAAGCTCAGAAAGTAAAGAATGACACCGATAAGCAGGTCTCGATCAACATTGCTGACGCCAAGGCAAAAGCTGCTGTCATCAGAGCACAGGGCGAAGCCGAATACATGAAGATCCTCTCTGCTGCATACAACGATCCTGACAAGGCAGCATTCTACAACTACTTAAGAGGACTGGACTCCATGGAGGCTCTTGCCAAATCCAAGGCTGTCATCATCCTCGATAAGGATTCAGAATACGCCAAGATCCTTTACGGACAGTAA
- a CDS encoding protease FtsH subunit HflK, protein MANIKTIPNEATLKTANRIKNIVLASVIALFVIICVCRCFYSVDEQHNAIVTQFGSIVKVDTAGFYFKAPWQSVRKVDMTTHGTGIGYTVTANGQNITDTDNGIMITSDFNLLNIDFYLEYRVSDPIAYVYASRSPEMTLSNITMANIRTVVSNYTVDEAMTTAKGQIQADVKAAILSELERTDIGLTVVNITIQDSEPPTPEIIAAFKSVENAKQGADTAMNKALEYKNNQLPNSQAEADSIIQAAEADKAARIAEANGQVERFNKIYEEYKQFPFVTKRRLFYERLESVLPNCKVIITDGSTSTVYPLDSFTKADPAASAPANTDNNGGN, encoded by the coding sequence ATGGCAAACATTAAGACAATACCAAATGAAGCCACACTTAAAACGGCTAACAGGATCAAGAACATTGTCCTGGCATCGGTCATTGCCCTGTTCGTTATTATCTGCGTTTGCAGATGCTTTTATTCAGTTGACGAGCAGCACAATGCGATAGTCACCCAGTTCGGTTCTATCGTTAAGGTCGATACTGCAGGTTTCTATTTCAAGGCTCCCTGGCAGTCAGTCAGAAAGGTTGACATGACAACTCATGGCACCGGGATCGGCTATACGGTCACTGCGAACGGCCAGAACATCACGGATACCGATAACGGCATCATGATCACTTCTGACTTCAACCTCTTAAACATCGACTTCTATCTTGAATACAGAGTCTCAGATCCTATTGCATATGTTTATGCATCACGCAGTCCGGAAATGACTCTCTCAAACATCACGATGGCCAACATCAGAACAGTAGTATCCAACTATACGGTCGATGAGGCAATGACTACAGCCAAGGGTCAGATCCAGGCAGATGTAAAGGCAGCCATCTTAAGCGAGCTTGAGAGGACTGATATCGGACTTACCGTAGTCAACATCACCATCCAGGATTCAGAACCTCCTACGCCTGAGATCATCGCGGCATTCAAGTCCGTCGAGAATGCAAAGCAGGGCGCTGACACCGCCATGAACAAGGCTCTCGAGTACAAGAACAACCAGCTTCCTAATTCACAGGCAGAGGCAGACTCCATCATTCAAGCCGCTGAGGCTGACAAGGCTGCAAGGATCGCTGAGGCTAACGGTCAGGTCGAAAGATTCAACAAGATCTACGAAGAATACAAGCAGTTCCCCTTCGTTACCAAGAGAAGACTGTTCTACGAGAGACTCGAATCCGTATTGCCTAACTGCAAGGTCATCATCACGGACGGCAGCACTTCAACTGTTTACCCTCTCGACTCTTTTACCAAAGCAGATCCTGCTGCTTCAGCACCTGCTAACACTGATAACAACGGAGGTAATTGA
- a CDS encoding putative ABC transport system ATP-binding protein, whose translation MELLRCENISKVYGTGEGKTVALQDVSFSVEKGEFVSIVGASGSGKSTLLHIIGGVDKPTSGKVFINGTDIHSQSEDKLAIFRRRHIGLVYQFYNLLPELNVDENIVLPHMLDGRKPDKERLDKIVEYLGLSDRRSHLPNELSGGQQQRASIGRALFSKPELLLADEPTGNLDRKNSNEIVELLKESNRKFGQTLILITHDENIALQADRIIYMEDGNIVKDDRIRVTDLAGRE comes from the coding sequence ATGGAATTATTAAGATGTGAAAATATCAGCAAGGTATACGGAACAGGGGAAGGTAAGACCGTTGCTTTGCAGGACGTTTCTTTCTCGGTCGAGAAGGGCGAATTCGTATCGATCGTAGGTGCGTCAGGATCAGGAAAGTCTACGCTCCTTCACATCATCGGCGGCGTAGATAAGCCGACATCAGGAAAGGTTTTCATCAACGGAACAGATATCCACTCACAGAGCGAAGACAAGCTCGCGATCTTCAGGAGAAGACACATCGGACTTGTTTATCAGTTCTACAATCTCCTTCCTGAACTTAACGTAGATGAGAACATCGTTCTTCCTCACATGTTAGATGGAAGAAAGCCTGATAAGGAGAGGCTCGATAAGATAGTCGAATACTTGGGCCTCAGTGACAGAAGGAGCCATCTCCCGAATGAGTTATCCGGCGGACAGCAGCAAAGGGCATCTATCGGAAGAGCTTTGTTTTCGAAGCCTGAGCTCCTTCTCGCAGATGAGCCTACGGGAAACCTCGACAGAAAGAACAGCAACGAGATCGTAGAGCTCTTGAAAGAATCCAACAGAAAATTCGGACAGACACTGATCCTTATTACGCACGACGAGAACATCGCGCTCCAGGCAGACAGGATCATTTATATGGAAGACGGCAACATCGTAAAAGATGACCGCATCAGGGTTACGGACTTAGCAGGCCGCGAATAA